The Edaphobacter sp. 12200R-103 genome contains a region encoding:
- a CDS encoding O-methyltransferase, whose translation MDQNRWTTVDRYLTETLLPPDHSMDDALEANACAGLPAIDVAPNQGKMLHLLARIQGARRILEIGTLGGYSTLWLARALPSDGRLVTLELEQKHATIARSNLDRAGVSALVDIRVGPALDSLAALYAEQPTPFDFIFLDADKPNNPNYLDWAVKLSRPGTLILADNVIRDGAIVDPGNPDPHIRGTREFLEKLGRHPRLDGTAIQTVGVKGYDGFALAIVKS comes from the coding sequence ATGGATCAAAATCGCTGGACCACTGTGGACCGCTATCTCACCGAGACTCTCCTTCCACCCGACCACAGCATGGACGATGCGCTGGAAGCTAACGCCTGCGCAGGCCTTCCTGCGATCGACGTCGCCCCCAATCAAGGCAAGATGCTTCACCTCCTTGCCCGCATCCAGGGCGCGCGGCGCATTCTGGAGATCGGCACGCTTGGCGGATACTCTACCCTCTGGCTTGCGCGAGCGCTTCCCTCTGATGGTCGCCTGGTCACGCTCGAGCTGGAGCAGAAACACGCGACCATAGCGCGCTCCAACCTCGACCGTGCCGGCGTCTCGGCGCTCGTCGACATCCGCGTCGGCCCGGCGCTCGATTCCCTCGCCGCCCTTTATGCCGAGCAGCCCACACCCTTCGACTTTATCTTCCTGGACGCCGACAAGCCCAACAACCCCAACTACCTGGACTGGGCCGTCAAGCTCTCCCGCCCCGGAACACTCATCCTCGCCGACAACGTTATCCGCGACGGAGCCATCGTCGATCCCGGCAATCCAGACCCGCATATCAGGGGAACCCGCGAGTTCCTTGAAAAACTCGGCAGGCATCCACGCCTCGACGGCACAGCCATCCAGACCGTCGGCGTAAAGGGCTACGACGGCTTCGCGTTAGCGATCGTCAAATCTTAA